Proteins encoded within one genomic window of Amycolatopsis nigrescens CSC17Ta-90:
- a CDS encoding histidine phosphatase family protein: protein MRLYLIRHAESTANVRKALDTALPGPPLTDLGREQAEALAESVGDQPIVAVYASHAIRAQQTAAPLAMKLGFETQLVEGVQEVSVGDLEGRTDREAIEIYASVVHPWTRGDLAVEMPGGETGEQVRSRYVGAVEQLRAKHEQADPDGIVALVSHGGAIRLGSEWLSDNVRPEIADEGLIPNTGMVVLETRPDGGWHCLSWCGVPM from the coding sequence TTGAGGCTCTACCTGATCAGGCACGCGGAGAGCACCGCGAACGTGCGCAAGGCGCTGGACACCGCGCTGCCGGGCCCGCCGCTGACCGACCTCGGCCGCGAGCAGGCGGAGGCGCTCGCCGAGTCCGTCGGCGATCAGCCCATCGTGGCCGTCTACGCGTCGCACGCGATCCGGGCGCAGCAGACCGCCGCGCCCTTGGCCATGAAGCTCGGCTTCGAAACGCAGCTGGTGGAAGGCGTGCAGGAGGTCTCGGTCGGCGATCTCGAAGGCCGCACGGACCGGGAGGCGATCGAGATCTACGCCTCGGTGGTGCATCCGTGGACCCGCGGCGACCTCGCCGTCGAGATGCCGGGCGGCGAGACCGGCGAGCAGGTGCGCAGCCGTTACGTCGGCGCGGTCGAGCAGCTGCGGGCCAAGCACGAGCAGGCGGATCCCGATGGCATCGTGGCGCTGGTCAGCCACGGCGGCGCGATCCGGCTCGGCTCGGAATGGCTGTCCGACAACGTCCGCCCGGAGATCGCCGACGAGGGCCTGATCCCGAACACCGGCATGGTGGTGCTCGAAACGCGTCCCGATGGCGGCTGGCACTGCCTGAGCTGGTGCGGCGTACCGATGTAA
- the tenA gene encoding thiaminase II, which translates to MTGFSHQAWQHTVKLQQAVLEHPFNEELAAGSLSRERFQFYLAQDARYLVGFGRALAVAAARAPDPGDLTFFAGAARESVVVERALHEGYFERFGLNESDLAAIETSPTCLGYTSYLLAVAQTEGYPELIAALLPCFWVYQHVGEDILRRQRPGVENPYRAWIDTYADEEFAASVRTCRQAVDRAAAAADEATRHRMLAAFTRASEYEWLFWDSAYRLETWPTAHFFG; encoded by the coding sequence GTGACGGGATTTAGTCACCAGGCGTGGCAGCACACGGTGAAACTACAACAGGCCGTGCTCGAGCACCCGTTCAACGAGGAGCTCGCGGCGGGTTCGCTGTCCCGCGAGCGGTTCCAGTTCTACCTGGCCCAGGACGCGCGCTACCTGGTCGGTTTCGGCCGCGCGCTGGCCGTCGCCGCCGCCCGCGCACCGGACCCCGGCGATCTGACTTTCTTCGCGGGCGCCGCCAGGGAGTCCGTCGTGGTCGAACGCGCCCTGCACGAGGGCTATTTCGAGCGCTTCGGCCTGAACGAGAGCGACCTGGCCGCGATCGAGACCTCGCCGACCTGCCTCGGCTACACGTCGTACCTGCTGGCCGTGGCGCAGACCGAGGGCTACCCGGAGCTGATCGCTGCCCTGCTGCCGTGTTTCTGGGTGTACCAGCACGTCGGCGAGGACATCCTGCGCCGGCAGCGACCCGGCGTGGAGAACCCTTACCGGGCGTGGATCGACACCTATGCCGACGAGGAGTTCGCCGCCTCGGTGCGCACCTGCCGCCAGGCCGTGGACCGCGCCGCCGCGGCCGCCGACGAAGCCACCCGGCACCGCATGCTGGCCGCCTTCACCCGCGCCAGCGAGTACGAATGGCTCTTCTGGGACTCCGCCTACCGCCTGGAAACCTGGCCCACCGCCCACTTTTTCGGCTAG